Genomic DNA from Spirochaetaceae bacterium:
CATACAACAGGCGCAGGTAGTCATAGATCTCGGTGACCGTCCCGACGGTGGAGCGCGGATTGCGGTGCACCGTCTTCTGCTCGATCGAGATGGCCGGCGACAGCCCGTCGATGTAGTCGACATCGGGCTTGTCGAGACGGCCGAGAAACTGGCGGGCGTACGAAGACAGCGACTCCACGTAGCGCCGCTGTCCCTCGGCGAAGATGGTGTCGAATGCCAACGATGACTTGCCCGACCCGCTGAGACCGGACACCACGATGAGCTTGTCGCGCGGCAGATCGAGGTCGATCCCGCGCAGGTTGTGCTCGCGGGCCCCCCTGATGCGGATGAATTTCATGCCGGGTTCACCATTCTCAGGTCAGTTCGTCCACGCAAGTTTCCGATCACGCAAGTGTCACGATGGTCTTGCCGGCGCCGCCGGCGCGGTGCTCCGCGGGCTCGAACTCGACCACCTCGCGCCGGCGCTCAAGATACTGGTGGATGCCGTGGCGGAGAACACCTTCGCCCCGGCCGTGCACGATCGCACATTGCCGCAGCCCGGCCAGCAGGGCGCCGTCCACCTGCCGTTCCACGGCCGCCAGTGCTTCGTCGAGCCGCAACCCGCGCACGTTGAGTTCAGCCAGCGGCCGGGTGCCGGACGTGTTTACCTCGACGTCCAGCCGGGGGGGCGCGGG
This window encodes:
- a CDS encoding Smr/MutS family protein, translating into GGGAHAGASVLALDRGRGRAGGAAPGGGGRPRTPRRGPAARGGGGPRAGGGGGPPGGGRAPGGGVFGGGAGAGRRAPAPPRLDVEVNTSGTRPLAELNVRGLRLDEALAAVERQVDGALLAGLRQCAIVHGRGEGVLRHGIHQYLERRREVVEFEPAEHRAGGAGKTIVTLA